The Kwoniella shivajii chromosome 7, complete sequence genome includes a region encoding these proteins:
- a CDS encoding mitochondrial-processing peptidase subunit beta: MVASRLISRALARPPAPRVLKPGLSRSLAAVHPVTLPSADPETKTSVLSNGLSVSTETIPGAQTSTVGLWIDAGSRADAEGASGTAHFLEHLAFKGTKSRSQTQLELEVENLGAHLNAYTSREQTVYYAKAFDKDVPQAVDILSDILQNSKLEESAIERERDVILREQEEVEKQLEEVVFDHLHAVAYQGYPLGNTILGPKEHINSISKTDLSGYISKNYTADRIALVGAGSIEHDALVKLAEKNFASLPVSSNPIPLGGQAHPRTDFLGSEVRIRDDTMDTLNVAIAVEGVSWKSPDYWPMLVMQSIFGNWDRSLGASPLLSSKLSHIVSSNNLANSYMSFSTSYSDTGLWGIYMVTENLMNVDDLVHFTLKEWTRMSISPSSAEVERAKQQLKASLLLGLDGTTAIAEDIGRQLITTGKRYTPGEIERYVDAVTPEEIQRVARQYLWDKDIAIAALGRTEGLFDYNRIRADMSSMIY; this comes from the exons ATGGTGGCCTCCAGATTGATCTCAAGAGCACTCGCTCGACCACCCGCTCCCAGAGTACTCAAACCT GGATTATCACGATCTTTAGCTGCTGTTCATCCCGTCACTCTCCCTTCAGCTGATCCAGAGACCAAAACTTCCGTTCTGTCGAATGGTCTTTCAGTCTCAACTGAAACTATCCCAGGAGCTCAAACTTCAACAGTCGGATTATGGATCGATGCTGGTTCAAGAGCAGATGCTGAAGGTGCAAGTGGTACTGCTCATTTCttagag CATCTCGCATTCAAAGGCACAAAATCTAgatctcaaactcaacttgaacttgaagtaGAAAACTTGGGTGCTCATTTAAACGCATATACATCAAGAGAACAAACAGTCTATTACGCAAAAGCATTCGATAAAGATGTTCCTCAAGCTGTTGATATCTTGTCTGACATTTTACAAAATTCAAAACTTGAAGAAAGTGcaattgaaagagaaagagatgtcattttgagagaacaagaagaagtcgaaaaACAACTTGAAGAAGTCGTATTTGATCATTTACACGCTGTTGcttatcaag GATACCCCCTTGGTAACACCATTCTTGGACCTAAAGAACACATCAACTCGATCTCCAAGACTGATTTATCAGGCTACATCTCCAAAAACTACACTGCCGACCGAATCGCTTTAGTCGGAGCTGGATCCATTGAACACGATGCATTAGTCAAACTTGCCGAGAAAAACTTTGCTTCTTTACCTGTATCTTCCAACCCTATTCCACTCGGTGGACAAGCTCATCCCCGTACCGATTTCTTAGGTTCAGAAGTTAGAATTAGAGATGATACGATGGACACATTAAATGTCGCTATTGCAGTCGAAGGTGTTTCTTGGAAATCACCTGATTATTGGCCAATGTTGGTCATGCAATCAATCTTTGGAAATTGGGATAGATCATTAGGTGCTTCTCCTTTACTGTCTTCAAAATTATCTCATATCGTATCGAGTAACAACCTCGCAAACTCTTACATgtctttctcaacttcataCTCTGATACTGGTCTTTGGGGTATCTACATGGTAACTGAGAA CCTAATGAACGTTGATGATCTTGTCCACTTCACCCTCAAAGAATGGACTCGAATGTCTATATCTCCTTCCAGTGCTGAGGTTGAGCGGGCTAAGCAACAACTCAAAGCTTCATTGTTATTGGGTTTGGACGGTACCACCGCTATTGCTGAGGAT ATCGGTCGACAATTGATCACCACCGGTAAACGATACACACCTGGAGAGATTGAACGATATGTCGATGCCGTTACTCCCGAGGAGATCCAAAGAGTTGCCAGACAATACCTCTGGGACAAAGATATCGCTATTGCCGCTTTAGGTCGAACTGAAGGTCTCTTCGATTACAACCGAATCAGAGCTG ACATGTCCTCGATGATCTACTAA